Proteins encoded within one genomic window of Phototrophicus methaneseepsis:
- a CDS encoding 3-hydroxyacyl-CoA dehydrogenase/enoyl-CoA hydratase family protein, producing MTYQIKKAAVIGSGTMGGGIAALLAGVGIPTLLLDIPAKESQPGDPASQRNAIVEGNLKTLQKMRPAQLFSADDISRISIGNIEDDLEKVADVDWVIEVVVERLDIKRNLMAKLAEVVNGNTIVSTNTSGLPISQIAEGLPESFRKRFLGTHFFNPPRYLRLLEVIPTPDTDPELVNFMLDFGSRTLGKGVVVAKDTPNFIGNRFMSMSGMQAMNYALDHDYTVEEVDALTGPLIGRPKTATFNLNDLVGFDIAVHVARNLYPNIPDDSAREVLNHPAANALSDYMLENNQLGRKTDKGFYWMRREDGKKELWALNLKTREYEPPSKVSFDSVKEHGKVKPLGERIRLLMNADDRAGQFLWHMHAFYLAYASNRVPEITESIVNIDNAQKWGFGHEMGPFEIWDAIGVSNTIDAFEEAGYPVAQWVKDMVASGKETFYQKNEAGKVIGYYSPQASDYVPLERDPMAITIADLQADGKQIWSNGAGNLYDMGDGVLLWEFATKQNTITQGFIDAGYHALEILEAPEWKALVIGNDAERFSIGANLMEVLQGIQEYGIEGLDAYIKRLQYLTMDIKYASKPVVVAAFNMALGGGAEMIMSGNAVVAHAELYMGLVEVGVGIVPAGGGCKELVRRLINPVASSGSDDLLAPMQKAFENIATAKVSESAKQAREMGFLAATDKIIMNRGYLLGEAKAHALSMANSYDPGEPEKVYAAGRDLYSALLVAVEGFKEAGYASEYDGVIAQKVARILTGGALSQPQWLSQDVFLSLERAAFMELFMETKSQERMMYMLQNNKPLRN from the coding sequence ATGACTTATCAAATTAAGAAAGCCGCCGTAATTGGTTCCGGCACGATGGGCGGTGGTATCGCTGCCCTGTTGGCAGGGGTTGGCATCCCCACCCTGCTGCTGGATATTCCTGCCAAAGAGTCCCAACCCGGTGACCCTGCCTCACAGCGCAATGCCATCGTGGAAGGCAACCTCAAGACCCTGCAAAAAATGCGCCCTGCGCAGCTATTCAGCGCTGACGACATCAGCCGCATCAGCATCGGCAATATTGAGGATGATCTTGAAAAAGTCGCCGATGTGGATTGGGTGATCGAAGTCGTGGTCGAACGGCTGGATATTAAACGTAACCTGATGGCAAAACTGGCAGAAGTCGTCAATGGCAATACGATTGTCAGTACCAACACATCCGGCCTGCCCATCAGCCAGATTGCAGAAGGCCTGCCAGAATCTTTCCGTAAGCGCTTTTTGGGGACGCATTTCTTCAATCCGCCGCGGTATTTGCGCCTACTGGAAGTGATCCCCACGCCGGATACAGACCCGGAACTCGTTAATTTTATGCTGGATTTTGGCAGCCGTACCCTGGGTAAGGGCGTGGTCGTCGCCAAAGACACGCCAAACTTCATCGGCAATCGCTTCATGTCGATGTCTGGCATGCAAGCCATGAATTATGCATTGGACCATGATTACACCGTAGAAGAAGTCGACGCACTCACAGGGCCGCTAATTGGCCGCCCCAAGACAGCAACCTTTAACCTGAACGATCTGGTTGGCTTCGATATTGCCGTACATGTGGCGCGCAACCTGTACCCCAACATTCCTGATGATTCAGCCCGTGAGGTGCTCAATCATCCGGCGGCGAATGCCTTATCGGATTATATGCTGGAGAATAACCAGCTTGGCCGCAAGACAGATAAGGGCTTTTACTGGATGCGGCGCGAAGATGGGAAAAAAGAGCTGTGGGCGCTCAACCTGAAGACCCGTGAATACGAGCCGCCCAGCAAAGTCAGCTTTGATAGCGTTAAGGAGCACGGCAAGGTCAAGCCCCTTGGGGAGCGCATCCGTTTGCTAATGAATGCCGATGACCGCGCCGGACAATTCCTCTGGCATATGCACGCCTTTTACCTGGCTTATGCTTCTAACCGCGTGCCGGAAATTACCGAGAGCATTGTTAATATTGATAACGCCCAGAAATGGGGCTTCGGCCATGAGATGGGCCCGTTTGAAATTTGGGACGCAATTGGGGTTTCCAACACCATTGACGCTTTTGAGGAGGCAGGCTATCCCGTTGCCCAATGGGTTAAGGATATGGTCGCCAGCGGCAAAGAAACCTTCTATCAGAAAAACGAGGCAGGCAAGGTCATCGGCTATTATAGCCCGCAAGCTAGCGATTACGTCCCGCTGGAACGTGATCCCATGGCGATCACCATCGCAGACCTGCAAGCAGATGGCAAGCAAATCTGGAGCAACGGCGCGGGTAATCTCTACGATATGGGCGATGGTGTCCTGCTGTGGGAATTCGCAACCAAGCAGAATACGATCACACAGGGCTTTATTGATGCAGGCTATCACGCGTTGGAAATACTGGAAGCGCCGGAATGGAAAGCGCTGGTCATTGGCAACGATGCAGAGCGCTTCTCAATCGGGGCCAACCTGATGGAAGTCTTGCAGGGCATCCAGGAATACGGCATCGAGGGCCTGGATGCCTATATCAAGCGCCTGCAATACCTCACGATGGATATTAAGTACGCTTCCAAGCCTGTTGTGGTCGCCGCGTTTAACATGGCGCTCGGCGGCGGCGCAGAGATGATTATGTCCGGCAACGCGGTCGTTGCCCATGCAGAACTATACATGGGCCTGGTAGAAGTCGGCGTGGGTATTGTGCCTGCGGGCGGTGGCTGTAAAGAATTGGTGCGCCGTTTGATTAACCCGGTTGCCAGTAGTGGCAGCGATGACTTGCTGGCCCCTATGCAAAAAGCCTTTGAGAATATCGCCACGGCCAAAGTCTCAGAGAGTGCCAAGCAAGCCCGTGAGATGGGCTTCCTGGCGGCAACCGATAAGATCATCATGAACCGGGGCTATTTGCTGGGCGAAGCCAAAGCACATGCCCTCTCAATGGCGAACAGCTACGACCCCGGTGAGCCGGAAAAAGTCTACGCCGCTGGGCGAGATCTATACAGCGCGCTGCTGGTAGCTGTAGAAGGCTTTAAAGAAGCGGGCTATGCCAGCGAGTACGATGGCGTCATCGCCCAGAAAGTCGCCAGAATCCTGACGGGTGGCGCCCTATCACAGCCGCAGTGGCTGTCACAGGATGTATTCCTGTCGTTGGAACGCGCGGCCTTCATGGAATTGTTTATGGAGACGAAATCTCAGGAGCGTATGATGTACATGCTCCAGAACAACAAGCCATTGCGCAATTAA
- a CDS encoding thiolase family protein codes for MREAVIVAGTRTAVGKAVRGSTKTARSDEMAATVIKELLKQTEGKLDPHDIDDVIIGCAMPEGSQGMNFARVIALRAGLPVEIPGQTVNRFCSSGLQTIAMAANSIIANEADIIIAGGAESMSSVPMTGHHLSPNPYMAEKDPNVYMSMGLTAERVASEFGVSREEQDAFAARSHQRATAATDSGKFAEEIVPFEWEETFIGEDGLPQSKTMRLDADEHLRRGTTVETLAGLKPVFKQGGSVTAGNSSPLSDGAAGVIIMERAKAEELGLTPLMRFVGFAVAGVRPEVMGIGPMEAVPKVLKRTGLTIEDIDLVELNEAFASQSLAVIRELELDPEIVNVNGGAIALGHPLGCTGAKLTVQLMNEMRRRGGKYGMVTMCIGGGMGAAGIFENLQ; via the coding sequence ATGCGAGAAGCAGTGATTGTAGCTGGGACGCGCACTGCCGTTGGCAAAGCGGTCCGTGGCAGCACGAAAACCGCTCGTTCTGATGAAATGGCGGCCACCGTCATTAAGGAATTACTCAAGCAGACAGAAGGCAAGCTCGACCCGCACGACATTGATGACGTGATCATTGGCTGTGCAATGCCCGAAGGCAGCCAGGGTATGAACTTCGCCCGTGTCATCGCTTTGCGCGCTGGCCTCCCTGTAGAAATCCCTGGGCAGACAGTGAATCGTTTCTGCTCAAGCGGCCTGCAAACGATCGCTATGGCCGCTAACAGCATCATCGCCAATGAAGCCGACATCATCATTGCAGGTGGTGCGGAAAGCATGTCTTCTGTGCCAATGACCGGGCATCACCTCAGCCCGAACCCGTATATGGCTGAAAAGGACCCGAACGTCTATATGAGCATGGGACTGACGGCGGAACGGGTCGCCAGTGAGTTTGGCGTCAGCCGAGAAGAACAAGATGCTTTCGCCGCTCGCAGCCATCAGCGGGCGACAGCAGCAACAGATTCGGGCAAATTCGCGGAAGAAATCGTGCCCTTTGAATGGGAAGAAACGTTCATCGGTGAAGACGGCTTGCCACAATCCAAAACGATGCGCCTGGATGCAGATGAACATCTGCGGCGCGGCACCACCGTCGAGACCTTGGCCGGCCTGAAGCCTGTTTTTAAGCAAGGCGGCAGCGTTACAGCCGGGAACAGCAGCCCGCTCAGCGATGGAGCTGCAGGCGTCATCATCATGGAGCGCGCAAAAGCAGAGGAGCTCGGTCTCACACCTTTGATGCGCTTCGTCGGCTTTGCGGTTGCAGGCGTCCGGCCCGAAGTGATGGGCATTGGTCCTATGGAAGCTGTGCCGAAAGTGCTCAAGCGCACAGGTCTAACCATAGAGGACATCGACCTTGTGGAACTGAATGAGGCCTTTGCGTCGCAGTCATTGGCCGTCATCCGCGAACTGGAACTCGATCCAGAAATCGTCAATGTAAACGGCGGCGCGATTGCTCTGGGTCACCCATTAGGCTGCACCGGGGCCAAGCTAACCGTCCAGCTTATGAATGAGATGCGTCGTCGTGGTGGCAAATACGGCATGGTGACGATGTGCATCGGCGGCGGTATGGGCGCGGCTGGCATCTTCGAGAATTTGCAGTAG
- a CDS encoding MFS transporter — protein sequence MATIAQTTHSSMFSALRHSNFRWYFGGQFISISGSWMQTLAEGWLVFQLTHSELALGLVACAGGIPSLFLSPFAGVIVDRFSRRNILIFTQTIQMILAFILSALVFAETVQVWHVVILAFVLGLTKCLDAPARQAFIKDMVGRDDMSSGITLNSIMVNGGRVLGPSLAGVLLAGLGAGWCFFVNGVTFLAVLFSLLMIHEAYRVPGVGSGSPIRQMREGLAFSLRHHSILPLLLLAAVGSIFAVNTVTLLPAFADVVLHSPVDGLSLLSAAQGVGAVIAGLLLTPLVNYFGHGRVVSVMILVWSFSLILLANSTQVPVAIFFMIIFGFAFVLFFVNTNTMIQLEVPDNYRGRVMSLFTLTFLGLTPLSALVIGALASVIGTPQTLVITGIINGSLALAILLRWRVVWHIA from the coding sequence GTGGCTACAATCGCACAAACAACACACAGCAGCATGTTTTCAGCGCTGCGACACAGCAATTTCCGGTGGTATTTTGGCGGGCAGTTCATCTCAATTTCTGGTTCCTGGATGCAAACGTTGGCTGAAGGCTGGTTGGTGTTCCAACTCACGCATTCAGAATTGGCCCTGGGCCTTGTGGCCTGTGCAGGTGGGATACCGTCCCTGTTTTTATCGCCTTTCGCTGGCGTTATTGTCGACCGCTTTTCACGTCGTAATATCCTGATCTTCACCCAGACGATTCAAATGATCCTAGCCTTCATCCTGTCTGCGCTCGTCTTTGCGGAGACTGTGCAGGTGTGGCATGTTGTGATCCTGGCTTTTGTGCTGGGCCTGACGAAGTGCCTTGATGCGCCAGCGCGGCAGGCCTTCATCAAAGATATGGTGGGCCGGGACGATATGTCCAGCGGGATCACGCTCAATTCGATTATGGTCAATGGTGGGCGTGTGTTGGGCCCATCGTTGGCGGGTGTGCTGCTCGCTGGCCTTGGCGCTGGTTGGTGCTTCTTCGTCAATGGTGTGACGTTCCTGGCCGTGTTGTTCTCATTATTGATGATTCATGAAGCTTATCGCGTTCCGGGCGTCGGTAGCGGCTCCCCTATCCGGCAAATGCGCGAAGGATTGGCTTTTTCGCTTCGTCATCACTCGATTTTGCCCTTGCTCTTGCTGGCGGCAGTGGGTTCGATCTTTGCAGTCAACACAGTGACGCTGTTACCTGCTTTTGCGGATGTCGTCTTGCACTCCCCAGTTGATGGCTTATCGCTGCTGAGTGCTGCGCAGGGCGTGGGTGCCGTGATTGCGGGGCTTCTTCTGACGCCGCTTGTCAACTACTTCGGCCATGGGCGCGTGGTTTCTGTCATGATACTGGTCTGGTCCTTCAGCCTGATCTTGCTGGCAAACAGCACTCAAGTCCCGGTGGCAATCTTCTTTATGATCATCTTCGGGTTTGCGTTCGTGCTGTTCTTCGTCAATACCAACACCATGATTCAGCTAGAAGTACCTGATAATTATCGTGGGCGGGTGATGAGCCTTTTCACACTGACCTTCCTGGGCCTGACACCGTTAAGTGCCTTGGTCATTGGTGCGCTGGCGAGCGTCATCGGCACACCGCAAACGTTGGTGATAACGGGCATAATCAATGGTAGCTTGGCGCTGGCGATTCTGCTGCGTTGGCGTGTCGTCTGGCATATCGCCTGA
- a CDS encoding VOC family protein, whose translation MIWPAHLPVRSVRFARPTNQLDAIVAFYRDAIGLPEIGRFEDHDGYTGVMLGLPGEGYHLEFTSHVDGVSGEAPTRDNLLVFYIDDQAALERLIERMRSYGHTPVPPENPYWEKGGVAYEDPDGWGVIFMNMVEHRRLLD comes from the coding sequence ATGATATGGCCCGCACACCTCCCCGTTCGCAGCGTCCGTTTCGCCCGGCCTACAAATCAGCTTGATGCAATCGTCGCATTTTACCGGGATGCTATTGGACTGCCAGAAATAGGCCGTTTTGAAGACCACGATGGCTATACGGGCGTGATGCTCGGCCTGCCGGGGGAAGGCTACCATCTGGAGTTCACCTCTCATGTCGATGGCGTCTCAGGCGAGGCTCCGACACGAGATAACCTGCTCGTCTTTTATATCGACGATCAAGCTGCGCTGGAACGCCTCATAGAACGTATGCGCAGCTATGGGCATACCCCCGTGCCGCCAGAAAATCCGTATTGGGAGAAGGGTGGCGTCGCTTATGAAGACCCTGATGGCTGGGGCGTGATCTTCATGAATATGGTTGAGCATCGCAGACTGTTAGACTAA
- a CDS encoding NADAR family protein — MTIYFYSALEDPYGCFSNFSKHSFEMDGVYYKTSEHYFQAMKFMGSEEDMDSVRRAPTPKMAASIGRDRSRPLRTDWEAVKDDIMRQGVLKKFETHADIRQLLLATGDEPIVENAPGDRYWGAGPDGTGKNMLGKILMETRALLRRE; from the coding sequence ATGACAATCTATTTTTATAGTGCACTGGAAGACCCGTATGGCTGTTTTTCTAATTTTTCCAAGCATAGCTTTGAAATGGATGGCGTTTATTACAAAACAAGCGAACATTACTTCCAGGCGATGAAGTTCATGGGTTCGGAAGAAGATATGGACAGTGTGCGACGTGCCCCAACGCCGAAAATGGCGGCATCAATTGGGCGAGATCGAAGTCGTCCGCTGCGCACCGATTGGGAAGCTGTCAAAGATGACATCATGCGACAGGGCGTTTTGAAGAAGTTCGAGACCCATGCGGACATTAGGCAACTGCTCCTGGCAACGGGTGACGAACCCATTGTCGAAAATGCACCCGGTGACCGCTATTGGGGTGCTGGGCCAGATGGTACTGGCAAGAATATGCTCGGCAAAATTCTGATGGAAACACGCGCTCTCTTACGGAGAGAATAA
- a CDS encoding phosphotransferase family protein, whose translation MDDVSVDPRFIQLVRKLVPDAHLLRAWPLMGGISAQVTALEIRLPDDTLKKWVIRQQGDYGYRVDPGGIAKEAHAMVCLKDAGVAVPGLIYQDDTRTLLDFPFLIMEYIDGEAQFAPPDLPRYLEQFTQQLVRIHIVDASLPALQPLPNLHDAYTLKVQNQPATLDDTLQEGRIRQALAAFWPFSRMNAVNLLHGDYWPGNVLWRDEMLAAVIDFEDVALGDPLADLSNSRIEVLWAFGTEAMRDFTRLYQALRPELDYANLAQWDLFAALRPAGQISEWAWNADDERHMREVHAWFVADIFERLGQ comes from the coding sequence ATGGATGATGTATCGGTAGACCCTCGCTTTATACAATTGGTCCGTAAGCTGGTGCCAGACGCGCATCTCCTGCGGGCATGGCCGCTGATGGGTGGGATTTCTGCCCAGGTGACAGCACTGGAAATCAGGCTGCCGGATGATACCCTCAAAAAGTGGGTTATCCGGCAGCAGGGTGATTACGGCTATCGCGTGGACCCTGGCGGTATTGCGAAAGAAGCCCATGCCATGGTATGCCTGAAGGATGCAGGGGTTGCTGTGCCTGGGCTGATTTACCAGGACGACACGCGGACTCTGCTGGACTTTCCTTTCCTCATCATGGAGTACATCGACGGTGAGGCCCAATTTGCACCACCTGATCTGCCGCGTTATCTGGAACAATTTACGCAGCAGTTGGTGCGTATCCATATTGTGGACGCAAGCCTGCCCGCTTTACAACCTCTGCCGAACTTACATGATGCCTACACGTTAAAAGTTCAAAATCAGCCAGCTACCCTGGACGATACCTTACAGGAAGGGCGTATCCGCCAGGCGTTAGCGGCGTTTTGGCCGTTTTCCAGGATGAATGCCGTTAATCTGCTGCATGGGGATTATTGGCCGGGGAATGTGCTGTGGCGTGATGAGATGCTTGCTGCGGTGATTGACTTCGAAGATGTGGCGCTTGGCGACCCGCTTGCGGACTTGAGTAACAGCCGCATTGAGGTTTTGTGGGCATTTGGCACCGAGGCCATGCGCGATTTTACGCGGCTGTATCAAGCGTTGCGGCCAGAACTGGATTATGCCAATCTGGCACAGTGGGATTTATTTGCAGCGCTGCGCCCGGCAGGGCAAATCTCAGAATGGGCCTGGAATGCAGACGATGAACGCCACATGCGCGAAGTCCATGCGTGGTTCGTCGCGGATATTTTTGAGCGGCTCGGCCAATAG
- a CDS encoding FAD-binding protein yields the protein MTNTDNQPHKNWAGNFYYNASQVHEPQTVEEVQDVVRQASQVKALGSRHSFNSIADTAADHISMAGLNRIVSLDPDQQTVTIEGGVRYGELGTYLDAEGFALHNMASLPHISVVGACATATHGSGVKNGNLATGVTGLQFVAADGELVTLAEGDEGFLGAVVGLGALGIVTRMTLKLEPRYDVQQTVYLNLPMSELEGQIDDILAGAYSLSLFTTWEGDSFAQAWLKQRVTDAGALDSAPQFYKAVLATEAMGPIADVPVENVTQQLGVVGSWHERLPHFRMEFTPSHGEELQTEYFVPRQDAQEAIAAMRTIGEQIAPHLLISEVRTIAADDLWLSPCYHQDCLAFHFTWKQDWPAVKTVLPLIESVLAPYQPRPHWGKLFTMPAEAVQARYERLPDFQQLIQKYDPQHKFGNSFLESYIYA from the coding sequence ATGACAAACACAGATAATCAGCCGCATAAGAATTGGGCGGGCAATTTTTACTATAATGCGTCGCAGGTACACGAGCCGCAAACTGTTGAAGAGGTGCAAGATGTTGTGCGGCAAGCCAGCCAGGTGAAGGCGCTTGGCTCGCGTCACTCTTTTAATAGCATTGCAGATACTGCCGCTGACCATATTTCAATGGCTGGCCTCAATCGCATTGTGTCGCTTGATCCAGACCAGCAGACTGTCACGATTGAAGGCGGCGTGCGCTATGGTGAATTAGGGACGTATCTGGATGCTGAGGGTTTTGCGCTGCATAACATGGCTTCTTTGCCGCACATATCCGTTGTCGGGGCCTGCGCTACAGCGACGCACGGCTCCGGCGTGAAGAATGGCAATCTGGCAACAGGGGTCACGGGCTTGCAATTTGTGGCGGCGGATGGCGAATTGGTGACGCTTGCCGAAGGGGATGAAGGCTTCCTGGGGGCTGTCGTGGGCCTGGGGGCGCTAGGCATCGTTACGCGCATGACGCTAAAGCTAGAACCCCGCTATGATGTTCAACAGACTGTATATTTGAATTTGCCCATGTCGGAGTTAGAAGGGCAGATTGATGACATCCTGGCAGGGGCCTACAGCCTCAGCCTGTTTACGACCTGGGAGGGGGATTCCTTCGCCCAGGCGTGGCTCAAGCAGCGCGTGACAGATGCAGGCGCGCTAGATTCTGCCCCGCAGTTCTATAAAGCCGTGCTGGCGACGGAGGCAATGGGGCCTATCGCAGATGTGCCCGTTGAGAACGTGACGCAGCAGCTAGGTGTGGTAGGCTCCTGGCATGAACGGCTGCCTCACTTCCGCATGGAGTTCACACCCAGCCATGGGGAAGAACTGCAAACAGAATATTTTGTTCCCCGGCAGGATGCGCAGGAAGCCATTGCAGCAATGCGTACTATTGGTGAGCAGATCGCGCCGCATCTGTTGATTTCCGAAGTACGTACGATTGCCGCGGATGACCTGTGGCTAAGCCCCTGCTACCATCAGGATTGCCTGGCTTTCCACTTCACCTGGAAGCAGGATTGGCCTGCTGTGAAAACGGTGCTGCCGCTGATTGAATCTGTGCTGGCACCGTACCAGCCGCGCCCGCATTGGGGTAAGTTATTTACCATGCCCGCAGAAGCAGTACAGGCGCGCTACGAACGTCTGCCGGATTTTCAGCAGCTCATCCAGAAATATGACCCACAGCATAAATTCGGTAACAGCTTTTTAGAGAGCTACATCTACGCCTAG
- a CDS encoding glycosyltransferase family 39 protein yields the protein MANQPNASVTNSMHIDDTIQAKVPDWWAAVVALIIAFAVLILGIYRIQLRPDEGFTFTNMQYSFVESMTRLAFRNNQAHLWWMNIWGWQRLVGTHEVPMRVNSILYAMLSLSIVYQIAKSWFKSRQIGLFAMVLLPVNTFFFLYNLEMRMYALAMLATVLSMRFFQLWLQKRTLKLALFYGLTVPLMMYTHYYLAFVVIVQVLYFILRHGLNWRLWRQAIAAALLALVVWLPGILILYSQLTLIDFAEVGGLKIPTDPTTPETIWELILSVTNGFWFIYVPLLVLALVRWWRSSNFWLAVTWGIGIPVVILVVNLFGPIYTQRYVSFLIVGLGLLYAAGLTVLPRPVAWLLLIGLFIGGYATVTNNMLVRIPYRDIYTPMGEMAEPDDVIFVQHDADNFKFEMMARYLPDGLMDNLIYTLEEAEGHRRVWHLTHEFLTPAVQETFNALKQDRVVLYNPPASNCTRAYCYVAQLLVGPPDDTITYFGEQVGFRGADIVDITDEQLQMHLWWYSEATPDRDYSISVQMLDEDGALVTQTDGPVTSYFGGQTIQTSAMMPNTIYLGVRNLNITNVSPGEYTLALVVYWWEDGERLLLPDGSDSLTLQTVTIP from the coding sequence TTGGCAAACCAACCCAACGCCTCAGTTACAAACTCTATGCATATAGACGACACCATACAGGCAAAGGTTCCCGATTGGTGGGCGGCAGTTGTGGCGTTGATCATCGCTTTTGCCGTGCTGATCCTGGGTATTTACCGCATTCAACTACGCCCAGACGAAGGCTTCACCTTCACCAATATGCAATACAGCTTTGTGGAATCCATGACGCGTCTCGCATTCCGCAACAATCAGGCCCATCTGTGGTGGATGAATATCTGGGGCTGGCAGCGTCTGGTTGGCACGCACGAAGTGCCCATGCGTGTGAACTCGATTCTATACGCGATGCTGAGCCTATCTATTGTCTACCAGATCGCCAAATCGTGGTTCAAGAGCAGGCAGATTGGCCTGTTTGCAATGGTCCTGCTGCCTGTAAATACCTTCTTCTTCCTCTACAACCTGGAAATGCGCATGTATGCGCTCGCCATGCTGGCGACTGTGCTCAGTATGCGCTTCTTCCAGCTCTGGCTGCAAAAGCGGACGCTCAAGCTGGCTCTTTTCTATGGCCTGACCGTACCGCTCATGATGTATACGCATTACTATCTGGCCTTTGTGGTCATCGTGCAGGTGCTGTATTTCATCCTGCGCCATGGGCTGAATTGGCGTTTATGGCGGCAGGCCATTGCCGCGGCCCTGCTAGCGCTGGTGGTATGGCTGCCTGGTATCCTGATTTTATACAGCCAACTCACGCTGATTGACTTTGCAGAAGTCGGTGGCCTCAAAATCCCTACCGACCCCACCACGCCAGAAACAATCTGGGAACTGATCCTGAGTGTTACGAATGGCTTCTGGTTTATCTATGTGCCGCTGCTCGTGCTGGCATTGGTACGCTGGTGGCGCAGTAGCAACTTCTGGTTGGCGGTGACGTGGGGCATCGGCATCCCGGTCGTCATACTGGTGGTGAACTTATTCGGGCCCATCTATACGCAGCGCTACGTCTCGTTTTTGATCGTTGGATTGGGGCTGTTGTATGCAGCGGGTTTGACCGTTTTGCCAAGGCCAGTTGCCTGGCTGCTGCTCATTGGGCTGTTCATCGGCGGATATGCCACCGTCACCAATAACATGCTGGTGCGTATCCCCTACCGCGACATTTACACCCCCATGGGCGAAATGGCCGAGCCAGATGATGTGATCTTCGTGCAGCATGACGCGGATAACTTCAAGTTCGAGATGATGGCGCGCTATCTGCCCGATGGTTTGATGGATAATCTCATCTATACGCTGGAAGAAGCAGAAGGGCATCGCCGCGTCTGGCACCTGACGCACGAATTCCTGACGCCAGCCGTGCAGGAAACATTTAACGCGCTTAAGCAAGACCGCGTTGTGCTCTATAATCCGCCTGCCTCGAATTGCACACGTGCTTATTGCTATGTCGCCCAACTGCTGGTTGGCCCGCCGGATGATACAATCACCTACTTTGGGGAGCAAGTCGGCTTCAGAGGGGCGGATATCGTCGACATAACGGACGAGCAGCTCCAAATGCACCTCTGGTGGTACAGTGAAGCCACACCCGACCGTGACTATTCCATCAGCGTGCAAATGCTAGATGAGGACGGCGCGCTTGTCACACAGACCGATGGCCCGGTCACGTCTTACTTTGGCGGCCAGACTATCCAGACAAGCGCCATGATGCCCAATACCATTTATCTGGGTGTGCGCAATCTCAATATCACAAATGTATCGCCAGGGGAATATACGTTGGCGTTGGTCGTCTATTGGTGGGAAGACGGCGAGCGGCTGTTGCTACCCGATGGCAGCGACAGCCTCACCCTACAAACGGTCACCATTCCATAA
- a CDS encoding type III pantothenate kinase, protein MLLAIDIGNTNIHMGLWQGDEWQPSWRARTVAEKMPDEYGVLVRNFLSSADLGYAAVTGVVISSVVPPLTATFKELVERYIQKTPLIITHQTRLGVGIAIDQPQQAGADRLVNAAAVVGLHGGGPAVVVDFGTSTNFDVVSSENQYIGGAIAPGINLAHDALVSRAAKLHKVDIQPPPDPIGRNTIHAMQSGIFYGYVGLVDGILSRIVASLGSDATKVIATGGLAPLFNQYVERIDTIAPTLTLDGLRYIYELNKDA, encoded by the coding sequence ATGCTATTAGCGATTGACATTGGCAATACCAATATTCATATGGGTTTGTGGCAGGGTGATGAGTGGCAGCCATCCTGGCGGGCACGTACCGTTGCGGAGAAAATGCCCGATGAATATGGTGTGCTGGTGCGGAACTTTCTCAGTAGTGCGGATTTAGGCTATGCGGCGGTCACAGGGGTGGTCATCAGCAGTGTGGTGCCCCCGCTAACGGCGACATTTAAAGAACTTGTTGAGCGTTATATCCAGAAAACGCCGCTTATCATCACGCATCAGACGCGCCTCGGCGTTGGGATTGCGATTGATCAGCCCCAGCAAGCGGGTGCGGATCGTCTGGTGAACGCGGCGGCTGTCGTGGGCCTGCATGGTGGTGGGCCGGCTGTGGTGGTCGATTTTGGGACATCGACAAACTTCGATGTCGTTTCCAGTGAAAATCAGTATATTGGTGGGGCGATTGCACCAGGGATTAACTTAGCGCATGATGCGCTCGTCAGCCGTGCCGCCAAGTTGCACAAGGTTGATATTCAGCCGCCACCAGACCCGATTGGGCGTAATACGATCCATGCGATGCAATCGGGCATTTTTTATGGCTATGTCGGCCTCGTTGATGGCATTCTTTCTCGTATTGTGGCGTCACTTGGTAGTGATGCAACGAAGGTCATCGCAACGGGCGGATTGGCCCCGTTGTTTAACCAATATGTGGAGCGCATTGATACGATTGCGCCAACGTTGACGCTGGATGGCTTGCGCTATATTTACGAACTCAACAAGGATGCGTAG